In Plasmodium gaboni strain SY75 chromosome 8, whole genome shotgun sequence, the sequence GGGGGTTGGTGGAgatagaaataaaaaattaatggtataatcaatattatgttattttaatggtaacaaatataatatatatctatataatatcatatatatatagagagagagataaaataaaaagaaaaaattagTTATGTAATATTTCTGAGATTTATTAGAATGAATATAGTGGTAACAAATTATGGGATATTAAgcaaaatttttattagaaaatatttaggaaataaaataaatacaatCAAATGGTCacacaaaaatatttgcacctatcatatatatataaaaagatattatcattttaaaaatggaagtaatataaaatgtaaaaataatggTGTCATGAATAAAGATATGAATTTTATATGTGATGAACTGAAAGGAAAAgatatagataataattttatgaattcaattgataataatagtagttgtaataatattaatattttatataaagatgGAAATAATAACGACAAGgttaatatatcaaaaaaatgTGTACGAAAAAAAGTTATAAGAGATACAGTTATAAATAAGATTAAGGAAAGCACATTATCCTTACTAAATTTAGAAATAGAAGAATTACATTATGaagaattaataaaatataagaatataaaaaatgttgtagtaatgaaaaataaattgataatattaaaatatctTAATAGctatttattaaaaaataataaaggcaaatattatatattaaaagtgttaatgttttatattgttaaagatatacataaatataaaaacaatgaattaatatatatattatatatatataaatatcataattatttaaatccatttttaatattacatataatagATAAACTATGTTgtgataattatatatataatatgaatatgaaagaatttgtatttttattagaTATTTTAAACGTGCCACTTGTTATGacaaataaatttattgAAAGTGTTATggattatataaatatgaataaaaataaaataataaattgtaaatattattttgatatagCTTATTTTTTAGCGAACAATAATTTgtataatgaatatatatttgatacAATTTCTAAATATTATACTGAACATTCTTGTAACTTTGAGTTatccattttttatatgtttaataatgaaaagaataatattaatattaataagaataagaataattttCCTATTAAAGGGAGCTAcaacataaataataacaacgtagacataaaattatatgaagaattaataaaaaatgatgattatttaaatgttAAAGAAAGGAATATGTTAACATATGTAGACGGTGATAATAGTTTTTGTGacaatatatatgatagtaataatattataaattttaagAGAGAAATACATaaacatttatatgtactatctaaatatggatataagaatatacaaatatataataacatgtttaagataataatttttacaTGTAACCATTTTAAACCTTTTGAAATTAGTTCAATTTTCAaatctttaaaaaatataaattattttaatatttttttattagaaaaattaactagtacattaaaaagaaatattagTCAATATAAGACAAGCTTATTATTGGACTGTTTAAACAcattatctttttttaattacagagatgataatattataactacaatattaattaatttacCAAGGAATATATCAACATATACGtctaataattttttaaaattagtatattttttcaataattttattcctttttcaatatatttacaaatatttttaaataaacaaatttgtatattttcttcatctttTGGATTATCTCATcttatttctttattaaaaatatttactcaacaaaatttaatatctaatcctattttatatttgttaaaaataaaaattagtaaatatattaaatcattaatatataatgatataaaaagtaaacatataaatgaaaaagcTTTTGAAACCTTTTCTTCAATAAATGACACACgcaatataaaaataagttataaagatatatatacaatattatatcatatgCATTTTATGAGAATACAATATGTGGATTTGGCTATAAAATGTATAGAATGTATGTTttatatggaaaaaaattttaaaaatatattttctcaagatatagaatatataacCAATTCATGTtgtctttttttattacttaatgataattatgatgatccattttttagaaaatttgtaaatctttatatagaaagttttttttcttttatcGATTCaaattttgtaaaaaatgaatcactggaaaaaacaaatgaaagtattaataattatttggaaatggaaaaaataaatgatgatatacATTTAGCACattatgaagaaaaaaatggaacagtatattttaataataaaattaattgTAATGAACAAATTGTAGATAAAAAGGATATACATATGgcatttaataaaaataaaaataaaaatatttacgcaataatcatattaacacttatatatgaattaatatataaacgttcaataaaaaaaaattcatcAAATGTAATATACAACTTTAATTtggaatatataaaaaataatatatatgtcttTTTACAATActttaataataaaaataatgaaaaggaaaaatgtgatactatatatatacttgAGAAATTATTTCCATTAGTATATTTTCCCAATATAAATCCTATAcatttgaaaaatataagtagaaataattattatatatctacTTTCAATTTAACATATTTTCAAAATggatataataattatttaaaaagtgaacatattaaaaaggaAATGATATCCAACCAATATATACttaatgaaatatataaaatattaataagtttaaaacaaaaggattatatttttaaattgaTAAATAAAAGTCAGAAAATatctttctttttatatattcattatatatatataaaaaatataagaaatgGAGATAAAATAGCCATCTTATTTGCAccaaaaaattattattataatacaaTTGATGATGCTAATTTTGGATTAACTTCTAAAATGGGAAAAACATTATTTGAAAAGAAACATTTTACAAAAGAAGCTATAGCACTATTAGagtattttaaaatatattttaataagGTATATTTAGTAGACTATTATACATGGGAAAATATGATAAACATACAggaaaaaaagaattattttgtaaatttgtttaatatatgaataaatatattatggGTTGTAAGGACAgatcatatattaattaaattattatatatattatatatatatgtatatatatatatatatatatatatatatatatatatatatatatgtatatatttttgtatatattatatatttcttttttttttttagttttaatttatcatatgtaaaataaatCTACATTGtcttattaatattaacatttttcataataattataaatacatatataagcattatatatagaataatatttttttaagtttatctattttttatatatattattttgatttctttatataacTATTGAAAATTTTTCACACTCGAATATGGATATAACTAttgatttttataattttttttttttttctgaacaggtcataattattttctcttctttttcattttttttttttttttttcattctAATGGCTagtaatataattttagctacatatacatataacaTCAGGTTATGTGTATAAAccataaaaatatagaacaaatcaaaaaaaatatatatataaaaaggtttatattatatatatttatgcatatatgtctaaatcaaaaataaaaaaaggaaaaatatatatacatatatatatatttgtataataatgtagagatatatatttcattttacgaattatagaatatatatatatatacattttttttttttttttgacGAAGTATTTTACACTATGTGctttaaatttaatttgttACCATCACCGttacaataaaaatatatttatttttattgcacatttgttttcttttgtattatttacttttttttttttttctttttttaatatttattatttttatttcattttgaTACCATTATATCCATTGAAacatcatttttttttttttcatatacAATGCGTATATATCCTTATAAATTGATTTAATATCTTTTGAATATGTTGATATGTTCagattatttatttaacATACTAATCGTATGTTACATGtttatgaatatatgtTCGTTTTGTATTTGTcatgatataaaaattgaAGAAACGAATGAAATATTCAGCAAATATTTGGGAAAAGGCTATGATATATTGTTTGGTTACCCATTACCTAATAATGAACTTATTGATGATCCAGGATTTAAAGATGTTATTATAGACACACAATTATCAGTTGACCATATATcaaattatatttgtaaaaaGGAAGAATATGTAGATGTTATagaagatataaatgaCATAGGTTATCTAGGAATGCAGACGATAAATATTGACGATTTGGATAAACGTATAAAACCGTTTTCAGCATCTATGCCATATAAAAGCTATTTTGCAGACTTAGAAAttaagaagaaaaaatatgcACTAGCTCAAAATATGTGTGTATTAAATTATGCAACGTATGATTTAAAAGAATCCgggaaaaatataaataaggATTTCGTATTAGATATTGAAAAATTACCTATTTTAAcaaaaaaacaaatgaaGACATGTACCaaagtattatatatgagTAATAATCTGAATTGTTCAGAAGGTATAAAAAGCTGGATCAAATTTTTTCAAAAGTATGGAACTCATGTAGTATTATCTGCCCATTTTGGAGGTATGTCATTTAATACTATGGAAATTACGAAACGAAAAAttgaagaaataaaaatatataaatataaatactCTATTTGGAATATCCCATATTTGAATGTATTTAAATCTGGATCGTTATATCAAGATCTTAGTATTAATGTAGGTGatcaaaaagaaaataaaaataataataataataatattaataataataaagatgggaagaagaaaaatgatggttatataaaaaatgatcTGTTAATAGAACAACATAGggataatataaatttagAAATTAGAGGAGGAAATAATTTTGATGAAAAGTGGAAAAATTTAACATATTTAGTTTGGAAAAATTCTATTTATTCTAATATGGTTCCTATACATCTTGACTTGTATTCATTGAATACATTTATGCttatagaaaaaaaggAATCATACGATATGgctttattattttataataatctGTATGGGATAGATAATGAGAATTTTTATCTTTCTCAAGATATAACAGATGTATTATCTGAAGGAAAACAGATAACTGGTTCAGGTAAAGGATCTTTGATTTTAAGTTGTCCTGTTGGGTATATTAAAAGCACTGGTCTTATTTTTGTTTACGATAGTTCTGAGAAATTAAAAACTAATAAAAGTAAGGAATccaaaataaaaatatatccATGTACTAATAAAGGGCAATATGATATTGCTTGCTCATATATAAcaaagaagaaaaatattataacattCGGATGGATATACTGCGTAAAgcataattttattaaatttgAAACGCTttatcaaaataatgataatgtAATATCTAAGGATGGTAAAACATCTATGAGTCTTACCTGCACGGAAGGAAATACAATAGCTTTCGGGtttaaaatgaaattagAAAAGTTTgaaaaattagaaaaattaaGAATAAAACCCTGTACTATTGGAAATGATCAGTGtactattaataatatcaaaaGAAATTCtgattatttattatgGGGATTTTGTGTACCTTCATCTTTTCGTAGTCTTTCTTCTTTACaattaacatatattcACAATGATACTATACAAAATGATATACAAGGAGCTTGTTCAgatgtatatattaataaatacgataatatttttctaggttttactttttcttttgaTAATAGATTTGAAGAAGTAAAAACGGAACCTTGTGCAAGCCAATCCAGATATTGTTTTCATAAAATACcaaaaaagaagaaaatatattatgttggaatgtttttattatgtagGTTTGATGGAAACACGAATAGAAAGTtcacatataaataaaaagaaaaggGTTATGgtatcatatattttataaatattagtattttatttttttcactTACATACtatgtttttattaacataacatatatatatatatatataatatgaaattTTAATTTAGTAAAATGTcgtaataatataaatgtacattattaattaaaaggtaaataaataaatatatatatatatatatatatataagtacATGTACGTAGTATTAtttcaatttttatttaattattttcttttttttccttcTATATTAAGacattattaaaattttatatttacatatttttattttttttataaaaaagaaataattaattttcatattttataaatatgctctttttaatgttttaataaacttgaggaaaaaaaaaaaaaattaaggTCATTATTGGAGAATTTTGTAATGTGCAATTtgggaaaaaaaaaaaataaataataataataatttatatatatgtaaataataaatta encodes:
- a CDS encoding hypothetical protein (conserved Plasmodium protein, unknown function): MNIVVTNYGILSKIFIRKYLGNKINTIKWSHKNICTYHIYIKRYYHFKNGSNIKCKNNGVMNKDMNFICDELKGKDIDNNFMNSIDNNSSCNNINILYKDGNNNDKVNISKKCVRKKVIRDTVINKIKESTLSLLNLEIEELHYEELIKYKNIKNVVVMKNKLIILKYLNSYLLKNNKGKYYILKVLMFYIVKDIHKYKNNELIYILYIYKYHNYLNPFLILHIIDKLCCDNYIYNMNMKEFVFLLDILNVPLVMTNKFIESVMDYINMNKNKIINCKYYFDIAYFLANNNLYNEYIFDTISKYYTEHSCNFELSIFYMFNNEKNNININKNKNNFPIKGSYNINNNNVDIKLYEELIKNDDYLNVKERNMLTYVDGDNSFCDNIYDSNNIINFKREIHKHLYVLSKYGYKNIQIYNNMFKIIIFTCNHFKPFEISSIFKSLKNINYFNIFLLEKLTSTLKRNISQYKTSLLLDCLNTLSFFNYRDDNIITTILINLPRNISTYTSNNFLKLVYFFNNFIPFSIYLQIFLNKQICIFSSSFGLSHLISLLKIFTQQNLISNPILYLLKIKISKYIKSLIYNDIKSKHINEKAFETFSSINDTRNIKISYKDIYTILYHMHFMRIQYVDLAIKCIECMFYMEKNFKNIFSQDIEYITNSCCLFLLLNDNYDDPFFRKFVNLYIESFFSFIDSNFVKNESLEKTNESINNYLEMEKINDDIHLAHYEEKNGTVYFNNKINCNEQIVDKKDIHMAFNKNKNKNIYAIIILTLIYELIYKRSIKKNSSNVIYNFNLEYIKNNIYVFLQYFNNKNNEKEKCDTIYILEKLFPLVYFPNINPIHLKNISRNNYYISTFNLTYFQNGYNNYLKSEHIKKEMISNQYILNEIYKILISLKQKDYIFKLINKSQKISFFLYIHYIYIKNIRNGDKIAILFAPKNYYYNTIDDANFGLTSKMGKTLFEKKHFTKEAIALLEYFKIYFNKVYLVDYYTWENMINIQEKKNYFVNLFNI
- a CDS encoding perforin-like protein 4, giving the protein MLICSDYLFNILIVCYMFMNICSFCICHDIKIEETNEIFSKYLGKGYDILFGYPLPNNELIDDPGFKDVIIDTQLSVDHISNYICKKEEYVDVIEDINDIGYLGMQTINIDDLDKRIKPFSASMPYKSYFADLEIKKKKYALAQNMCVLNYATYDLKESGKNINKDFVLDIEKLPILTKKQMKTCTKVLYMSNNLNCSEGIKSWIKFFQKYGTHVVLSAHFGGMSFNTMEITKRKIEEIKIYKYKYSIWNIPYLNVFKSGSLYQDLSINVGDQKENKNNNNNNINNNKDGKKKNDGYIKNDLLIEQHRDNINLEIRGGNNFDEKWKNLTYLVWKNSIYSNMVPIHLDLYSLNTFMLIEKKESYDMALLFYNNLYGIDNENFYLSQDITDVLSEGKQITGSGKGSLILSCPVGYIKSTGLIFVYDSSEKLKTNKSKESKIKIYPCTNKGQYDIACSYITKKKNIITFGWIYCVKHNFIKFETLYQNNDNVISKDGKTSMSLTCTEGNTIAFGFKMKLEKFEKLEKLRIKPCTIGNDQCTINNIKRNSDYLLWGFCVPSSFRSLSSLQLTYIHNDTIQNDIQGACSDVYINKYDNIFLGFTFSFDNRFEEVKTEPCASQSRYCFHKIPKKKKIYYVGMFLLCRFDGNTNRKFTYK